TGCGGAGGACTTCCGAATCCGAATCCAGCGACATGCCCAGTTTGCCAACAAGCTGACGGAGCACGAGCTGCAGCAGACCAGCGAGACGGTGGACGATGTGACGGAACTTAAGAAGCGCGTCTACTACGAGCAGATGGAGCTCAAGCAGCGGTACCACAATTCGCACatggaggccgagaaggcgTTCAACAATCCCCCACAGTTGGAGGACTGCGAGAACGAGAAGAACGGCGTTAATGGAGTCAACGGCAACAGTGGCTCCACTGATTCCACTGCACCTGTAAATCTTGTCTCCGATGCTAACGGCAACATTCACCCTGAACATCCTGAGACATCTGATCATTCTTCGGACTCTTTTGAAGATGAGGGCTTCGAGATCCCCAAGATCCCTCCTCCCGTAGACCCCTACTGTTTCAAGGACCCTTTGGACGACGACTTTTACTACGACATCTGGCTGGCCACAGCCGAAAAGAACACCAGGCTCTTCCGGGAAGTGTTTCGATGCCAGCctgacgacgaggtgaCCACCTGGAGAGATTACAAGGATTTCACCACTTACGCCGAGCGGTTCTCCATGTCTCAGGACACCGGCGACTTGAAGTCTTCGTATGCAGATGAACACCAAGCTCATTCCCCCTTGGCTGTCAAGATCAATGGCAATGACAAGGAAGAcgagaagaaacagaacAAGCACAAGGCCACACATGACTACGACAAGTATTATGCCCGtcaccagcaccaccgATCGTCTTCGCCTCACTACCGAAGGTCCCATGTGCCTCTCAAGACCGGTGCCAACTTCACTGATCGACTTGCACACGGTGTTGATGATGCCGCTGGTCATCTCAAGTACGCCCTCGGACGGGCCAACCGCCGAGGCAGCCACCATGACACTGTTGATGTGGATGATTCTCCTCCCAGGGACTTCCTTCCTGACGATTTCAACGACCCGATCCctgtcgaggaggtggacaacaccaacctcaacaacaaccagcagctcaaccAGGAGCTTTACGAGTCGCAGGTGGAGGGCGAGAACCCTCGATTTGTGCCTAGCCACGCCATTGATGGCCAGCACCCTCGAAAGCGTGAGAAGCGACACATTGGTGAGGTTGATCAGCCTGCCGAGAAGCCCCCCATCAACGAGGCTTACAGCACTGGGGTCTCAGGCCGGCTTGggcagcaccagcagcccCATCTTAAGCAGGAAGTTGATGCTGATTTTAAGGATacctcttctgctgctcataCGCCATTCCACCATACCCCCAACGCCAGgcgaagacgacgacgacgggCTCGACAGAGATCTGGCATGGACAAGGTGCACGACAAGGCAACGGCCGAGAAGATTCTCAACGGTATCCAGGGGCATCTGGTCATGTTCCCCACCCACTGGCTGTACAAGGAACTCGACAGCGGCAACTGGTTCTACAACCTGGATCGAATCCCCCCGATCGAAATTTATGATTAGAATGGTAATATATTGGTATGATAAATAATGCAAGCACTTGCATgagtgtactgtacgtaaGCAAGTAGTGACAGTTCAGTTAATCAAATGCAAACCCGCTGCGACAAACACGTGCTAAGCTCTTCAGATTCTTCATCACTGGTCTCGAAATCAAAGAGCTCACAGgtgtcttcttcctctttcTGGTCACTGGCAAAGTTCCAGTATTGACGACGGACGATTCCCGAAAGCGTCCAGATTTCCACCTGTTGTTTGATCTTGTCGAAGAAGATTAATGCAATGATGACCGAGGCCAGCTCGGGAATGATGTACGGGAGTCGAGACATGATCTCGTCTGGTTTTAGGGGAGTCTTGTCGTCTTCGGGGAGATCTGTGAAGGTGGTGTACAGAAACGTGAATGCAATATGGATCTGAAGAATCTTTTGTGTTTCCAGAGCATTGTGAACGATTTTCACGATGGTGGCGTCGTAGGCAGCCTTCTTATGAGCGTCAGGAGGTCCATTCAGCCCGGTGGAGAAAGAGTCCACGATCACGTATCTGATTTTCGAGCTGTTGTTTGACTTTTCAATGTGTCCGATGATTGTGTCTGATTGCAGCTCGGTGGCGAGCTGGTCGAAGGTGGTTTTCACAATCACGAGGTTCTGGCGAATATAACTGGCAAGCACATTTTCACCCAGACCAGTGGATTGATCCAGCACAAAGTAGTTGATGACGTTGTTTTTCGTCCATGAGCTgtcgagatccagaaccagaaccgTCTTGTTCTCGCCTCCTGGAGTGTCGAATGGCAAACACACACGGCACAGCTCGTACAGCGCCGTGGTTTTGCCTGATCTTGGAGCTCCGGTCAGAGTGATCAGCCCTGCAAGCTGTGCTGATGGCAAGTGCAGCCAGTGTAACAAGTTTTCTGCCGCATCAGACGGACCGTAATGCTGAATGGCGTCGAACAAgttttccttcttgtttTCCGTTTCCATGATGGTAGTTGTCAGTGATGTTCGCACTGGTAGCAAGTGTTCCAGATTAGCATGGTACAATCAGAGTTATAGATAGTGACGCGTCTCGTGAATACTCCAATATGACTAAGCGTCATTACGAGCACATTGTAGATACTTGTATCGCATCGTACGTAGATATCGGTGTGTAATACAAACAATCTATTAGTATGTGTCTATATGATAAATAGTATGAGGGCCAGTTGGCCACATTAGTATGGTaatgtacgagtattcGACTACTTGGTCAAAACCTCCGCCATCAGGTACATGTAGACGGGAACAACCACATTGTCATTAATGTCCGAGTTCGCCTCCAGCAAGGCagtggcggtggtggtggcaaCAATCTTAGACAGAGGCATGTCACTAATGACAGAGTGGGTGTATCCTGGAATGAGCTGTTGGCAGAAGTAGATTCCAGCCGAGGCCATAAAGATGAATGCAAGAGTTCCCTGGACAGACTTCTTGGTGTCGAACCACTTGATGGTTCCGATGCGTCGTCCAACGATAGATGCAGAGCTGTCTCCCAGTCCCAGACACACGATTCCAATTGGAGACTTGTGGAACAGAATCGGCAGAAATATTCCAAGCATCAGGTAGACGTGAGATACCACTAGGGGTCCAACAGTGTCTCGCTCGTCCACATACGCGAGAAGAGCTTCATGGATCTGGGATCCAATGGGGTAAAGAGCAGTAGCTCTAATGAACTCGACCCATATGAAGAGCACAAATGTACAGCCCATGGCTAGCATGGTAAAGGTGCTATCTGTGTTGACTCCGCAGGGCAGGAACATGCCCACGATGCAAAAGTGCCAGATTTTCCGTCTAATATCGGTCGAgaacttgaacttgttgCCAATCTTGTCAATGACGGGAATGGCCGCCACAAACAACGCCCAGTAAGCCATCATGTACAGCCGGGTGTGGTCCACTCCGGTTTCTTCGTTGGGGTTGAGATACAGCCACATGAATTCAAAGGGGGTGACTCCAAGCAGATGCGTGCAGACTGGCACAGTCAGTATGATCATGAGCACGAAAAAGGTGCCGAGAATGGCCACGCTGAGTTTGGTGAGCGTCTTTTCCCAATGCAAGGGTCTTCTGTGTCTCGGGGTACGCATGATGGCGATAGATCGCTCGACCCAGGGGTATGTAGGAAAAATACAGAAGACCGAGCCCAGAAAGAGACATTGCAACACAATGGATTCGGGCGAGGGGTCTCGGAAGAGATGCATGCAGACCACGTTGACCACCAGAGACGAAAGCAGTCTCTTTTCGACCTCTGTGAGCGACTCCTGGGTCAAGGACGACACGGCCTGTTCCACGTAGTCATACGTTGACTTGAGGGTTCGAAACGGAGGGGTCACATACTCGAGAGCCAGAGTGGGACCCACAATGTTGAAGTCCAGAAATTTGTCCCAGACCATAGTTGGGTAAGGCAGGGTGCATGCTGCGAGGCACAGGTTGACCGAGAGCAGTGTTGTGGATGCCTTGTTTGTGGTGTAGGCAACGAGGGGCGGAATCAAGGCCAAGTAGAGGGTGTTGGCGACGAAAATACCACTGTTGTAGCAGTAACTGAGAGAGATGGCCAGGCCAGCTACCCAGACTTGCAGAGAGAGAACCAGAGTGGTGTATTTGGGGTCTGTGAGATCGATATCTCGTTCGTGGTAGATGGCGATAGCTGCCGGAAGCACCACCAGGAATACTTCTATGACGTTTCGGGTTTTTTGCTGCGAGGTTTCCACAGGGGTTAGCTCGGGTCTATCAAGGGTACCGAGGGAGCCTCTGGACCGGGTTCGTCCATGTTTGAACTGCTTGGTGTTGGGGTTGACGAGCTGGGGCCATGGCTTTGTGTTTCTATGTCGGATCTCGTTGAGACCGTTCTTTTCCGACTCGTGGCCCTCGGAGTGGTCAGCTTCCAGGCCTGATTCGACTCCCGAAGAGACCTGGTCTCCTGCAAACGACAGCTCGGAGACCTCCGACTGGGTGACGGTGCTCGAGTCCATAGAGCAAGGTGTTGGAGGGGATGGAGAGGTTGAGTAAAGCGGAAGTTGCGGTTTGCTGGTCGCGTTTTAATCTTCTTTTGTAATTTAATCTCGGTATGCCGACGTGTTTCGGCGAGTTAATTTTAGCTGTCAAAAAAATGGATCACCAGGATAGACAAAGAAGAGAGTGGGACAAGGATCTTTCCAGCCGCTAATATCGGCCAGTTTAAGAGCAATTCACGGTCCCTGGAGTCCATATAACAACGCCAATCTCGCACTTGTCTGCTCCCTCGTCACCCGTCCAACTGTCCAATCCAATCTATGCCTCTCATGATCATCTTCacactacagtagagtAGGTAAAGGTAGACTTATGGGCTCCTCGAATAATTGGACTCTGTCTAAACCTTGTGAAGTTACCTCGGTCGGTAGAGTTCGGCTGGAAGGCCATGATTACTAACAACATCGTACGAGAGAAAATCAAGATGAGTAATACAATCTCGATGAGTAATACAATCTCGATGAGTAATACAATCTCGATGAGTAAGACTAGGTGGTGTCACGACTTTTAGAGGAATGAGCAGCTTTCAGGGTTATTATAGAGACACGTCCGCGGACGAAGTAGCTGGTACATCGAGCATAAGcatggtacaagtaggagtAGACTAAAAACCAACAGTTTGAATAGTCCATGACAGTACGGGCGGGTACGACTGATCTAAGAGAACTGGGGTATACACGATATAGCACAGTACAGAGAAAGTGGGCTCGTTTTGCGTTGGTAATCGAGGTAGATTTCGTTGCTATATTAATCCATTCACCCATAGCTCCACAGCCAATGGTTCGCCGTGGGTGTCGATCTGAAAAATGTTTCATATTACCTATCTCTCTCCTaaagtagctacaagcacTTCTTGTGCTGCAGTCTCTACTGAGTCTTCTGGCCAGCGTAGCCAATCTGGTCGGCAGTCTCGCACATGGCCTTATAAGTGGTGGCCATGAGAGCGTCGACGTTGCTGGCGTCCAGACCCTTGGTCTCAATGGGGCTCAGGACGTCGACAAGGATCTCTCCGGCGTCCAGCTTGCCTCGGCCGAAAGAAAACATTCGGGAGGTGTTCTGGACCACCACGGGGACAATGGGAGCGCCCGACTGGACCGCCAGGTGGAAACAGCCCTTCTTGAAGGGCATGATGCCGACGTCCTTGGAGTAGGATCGGGTTCCCTCGGGGAACATGAAGACGCTCTGGCCCTTGCCTCCGTTGCCGCTCTGGATGGTCTTGACGGCGCCGCCGAGGGTCTGCACGGACTTGGTTCGGTCCTTTCGGTCCAGGAAGATGGTGCCGGACAGCGCCATGAACTGGCCCAGCAGAGGGTACCACTTGAGGGCCTTTTTGGCGGTGACGGAGCAGTACTGGGGGAAGATGCGACCGAGCACCAGAATGTCCATTTCGTTCTGGTGGTTGGAAATCAGAATGCATGGTCGGGGCAGGTGTTTGGTGATGTCGTCAATGGgcttggtggtgttggcgaCCTGGATCTTGGAGGCATCCAGACCGGCGGTTCCGGTCACCTGCCGGCTACGCAGCTTGATGCTGATACCCAGGAAGATGCGCACCGAGTAGTAGAAGGCTCTGGCAACGGTCCATTGGGCCAGGCCCTGCTTGCCGATGGCGGTGAGAATGGTGGACGCCAGCACGCCGTAGGTGGCACAGGCGGCAAAGATGACCACGGCGATGGCGGCGCGGACGTAGAAGACGAGCTTGGATGCAACGGACATTCGGGCAATGAGAACGGCAGCAACTGCAATCACAGCGACATATATCCAACTGTTCATGTTTGGTTTTCGGATAGTCACACACCTTAATTTTGATGCACGCTTTATGGagtctctctctctttttctctctctcttgtcGTCGCTCTTTCTTGTTTTTCAACCACCCACTTGATTCCTGCAAACAAACTACCCACActaattttttttcgctGCATACCCTCAAATGAGCCTAATTGGCGTGTGTCTCCgcacaaaaacacaccaTGCACGGCTGGGCTTGTTGGGAAACTTTGTCAGGGGGGTCCAGGGGGCCATTGGCAGACTTGGCCACGTGTGCTCATCTCGGCTTCGTCGTTATTACGTGTCTGTGTAATCAAAGTCGGGCGTTTTTTGCGCCATGTGTCCGCATGAAATTGGCCCCTCTTGAAGTCCCTTGTGCACCTACATG
This genomic interval from Yarrowia lipolytica chromosome 1E, complete sequence contains the following:
- a CDS encoding uncharacterized protein (Compare to YALI0E18920g, no similarity) — its product is METENKKENLFDAIQHYGPSDAAENLLHWLHLPSAQLAGLITLTGAPRSGKTTALYELCRVCLPFDTPGGENKTVLVLDLDSSWTKNNVINYFVLDQSTGLGENVLASYIRQNLVIVKTTFDQLATELQSDTIIGHIEKSNNSSKIRYVIVDSFSTGLNGPPDAHKKAAYDATIVKIVHNALETQKILQIHIAFTFLYTTFTDLPEDDKTPLKPDEIMSRLPYIIPELASVIIALIFFDKIKQQVEIWTLSGIVRRQYWNFASDQKEEEDTCELFDFETSDEESEELSTCLSQRVCI
- a CDS encoding uncharacterized protein (Compare to YALI0E18942g, similar to Saccharomyces cerevisiae SEC59 (YMR013C); ancestral locus Anc_2.560, some similarities with uniprot|P20048 Saccharomyces cerevisiae YMR013c SEC59 dolichol kinase) gives rise to the protein MDSSTVTQSEVSELSFAGDQVSSGVESGLEADHSEGHESEKNGLNEIRHRNTKPWPQLVNPNTKQFKHGRTRSRGSLGTLDRPELTPVETSQQKTRNVIEVFLVVLPAAIAIYHERDIDLTDPKYTTLVLSLQVWVAGLAISLSYCYNSGIFVANTLYLALIPPLVAYTTNKASTTLLSVNLCLAACTLPYPTMVWDKFLDFNIVGPTLALEYVTPPFRTLKSTYDYVEQAVSSLTQESLTEVEKRLLSSLVVNVVCMHLFRDPSPESIVLQCLFLGSVFCIFPTYPWVERSIAIMRTPRHRRPLHWEKTLTKLSVAILGTFFVLMIILTVPVCTHLLGVTPFEFMWLYLNPNEETGVDHTRLYMMAYWALFVAAIPVIDKIGNKFKFSTDIRRKIWHFCIVGMFLPCGVNTDSTFTMLAMGCTFVLFIWVEFIRATALYPIGSQIHEALLAYVDERDTVGPLVVSHVYLMLGIFLPILFHKSPIGIVCLGLGDSSASIVGRRIGTIKWFDTKKSVQGTLAFIFMASAGIYFCQQLIPGYTHSVISDMPLSKIVATTTATALLEANSDINDNVVVPVYMYLMAEVLTK
- a CDS encoding uncharacterized protein (Compare to YALI0E18964g, similar to uniprot|P33333 Saccharomyces cerevisiae YDL052c SLC1 fatty acyltransferase); translation: MNSWIYVAVIAVAAVLIARMSVASKLVFYVRAAIAVVIFAACATYGVLASTILTAIGKQGLAQWTVARAFYYSVRIFLGISIKLRSRQVTGTAGLDASKIQVANTTKPIDDITKHLPRPCILISNHQNEMDILVLGRIFPQYCSVTAKKALKWYPLLGQFMALSGTIFLDRKDRTKSVQTLGGAVKTIQSGNGGKGQSVFMFPEGTRSYSKDVGIMPFKKGCFHLAVQSGAPIVPVVVQNTSRMFSFGRGKLDAGEILVDVLSPIETKGLDASNVDALMATTYKAMCETADQIGYAGQKTQ